The following nucleotide sequence is from Ornithodoros turicata isolate Travis chromosome 2, ASM3712646v1, whole genome shotgun sequence.
CACATTTTCCCGTTCCATCCACGAAAGTGGCGCACTGAACTGTCATAGCGGAACAGCTGTGGGTGAACAAAAAGTGGGGCTTCGGAAAAGTGAGAAAATTGGTAATACCCTCTCATGTGCCAAAGTGTGCATTGCCAGATGGCAACTCCCATatatctcctctatagcactactgctgggctagctagtaAGGTTTCCTGTCCTAATTCatttattggtggaattaaaggaatggggttgccaagccattccaggagtgggaattggaatgggtgatcccattccacAAGCCTGATATGCACCCTCGAGAACAGGGTAAGGGACTGTTCCCTACTCCAAGTTTTATGTACGGGTGCTACAGCAATCCCTTCCAGAACCATGGTCTGGCCTCAGCACATGGGCTACGCACACTGATGGTGAAGGGACACGCATTAGGAGGACAAATGCCTCGCAATACCCAGTTGCATCTCTGATCAGgaatcattttctttatgtcctgttCCAATGTGCAGGAAGTGGTGAATGCGAAGCTGGCCATTCTGACATGCCCGTTTGAGCCCCCGAAGCCCAAGACTAAGCACAAGCTGGATGTGAGCTCGACGGAAGAGTTCCTGGCACTGCGCAAATATGAGCAGGAAAAGTTTGAAGAGATGGTGGACCAGGtgaaagctgcaggtgccaaCTTGGTCATCTGCCAGTGGGGTTTTGATGACGAGGCCAACCATTTGCTCCTGCAGAAGGAATTGCCCGCAGTGCGCTGGGTGGGCGGACCTGAGATTGAGGTGGGTAATGTCAACGCCACTTAGATACGTCAGTGTGACTAAGAGTTAGCCAATCagaatcgtgttttcaacggcagtagccaatcacgaacgtgcctTCAGCGGTCATGCCCACGAAGACGAACCACTGTCGTTTGCTAGTTGCGATGGAACATCCCGGCGTCATAAATTGGGAAACTTGGAACTAAATcacaaaacggtctcaatctttcccAAAACTGATTTTCCGGAacgcgtcttgcactttttgtctcaATATTcgggtctgcaggttccaggtgagctgcagtcatttgggagttcttgaattcgcagaactgtgaatcgcagtagcagacgaattttgaCTCTGTTGACTAATACCCTTGTcgcacgggcagtcttcaaggGCCATTGATATTAATGATGATTGAAAATGCAGGTAGCACCACCTAGTgtgtaatgtgtcaacctgtcaagaaacattggatccaatgctgtttgagaagttgatgcgttacacgcttggtggcgctacgtgcATTTTCCATGGTCATTGGTTTCCATGGCCGTTAAGACTGCCCTCATGACAGGGTTATTACTAcggcccggatttttaggcatttgcaTATAAATGCCTAGAAAGCCTAAATACGGCATTTTCagggttgcctgcctttttatcgactTTTAGCCTTTTTAACATATTTAGACGCCATAAGAGCCTTTTTTAGAGGTGTAAGTGCGAGTGCACCTTTCAGGCTCGtgctgagtgctgcattttgctttgCGTTACTGCGCCttgtttttgttccttttttgcgtACATTTGATCCAAAGATTTGGCTTCTCTGGGCCTTTCAAGATCTTTGAGAGCGGAAAACTAAAAGTATTATTCAATCTAGCGTGTTCCCCTGCTGCCTCCTCATTCATGTACCAGACGTCAAGGCTGATATGGTGCTGTAGcctataagtagggcctgactttttcgggttttatttttggccaaattcggggggtaaatatcgggtgatatttttcatttgaaaattcgggttaaatcccgttacggcatattctgtcgtcaggaattcgggtgatttttttttttttgtttaataaaaatttgtcttgacatggaactaatgtttatcAATGTTAtcgaactttattttaatgcacgcttatgagtgtgccacgcaacccagatgttttcgggtagattcaggttaaacccgaattttacagatttcgttcggggggtaaatatcgggcggatacgggtttaaccctagaaaGTCAGGTCCTACCTATAAGCGAGCAAGTTTTCCTTGGTGGAACATTCTGAAACACCAAGAAAGCCAAAGAGCGTACCAGATTAATGTGCCTATTGCCTGCCAATTTCCGTCGTTTTtggtgcctaaatttccaggcCCTAGTTATTACTCTCCACTCGGTGCCCATGGCAGAGACAACTGCCATTCCTTAAGCACTTGTAAACACCCAGGGGGCAGCCCATATAAGGGATATGCTCCTTTTTATATCCTGTGCAATAACAAAGGCTTCCTCATCAAAGTGTTGAACCAACATATCTGGAGCAGCACAGTGGCCTGGAAGCTACATCGCAGTTGTGTCCGCATAGCTAAGGAAGGAGATGAGGCAATGAGCAGGCTTTCTGTCTAGCTCTGACAGTGATAGCTGCGGTCTTTGTTTGCAGTTGATCGCCATAGCGACAGGAGGACGTATCGTACCTCGCTTCTGTGAGCTGACGCCAGACAAGTTGGGCTCAGCGGGCATGGTGCGGGAGCTGTCGTTTGGCACCACCAAGGACCGCATGCTGGTCATTGAGCAATGCCCAAACTCCCATGCGGTCACCATCTTCATTCGTGGTGGGAACAAGATGGTGAGTACACACGACAACTGTCTAAATGTGTTCACCTACAAGACCAAATGTTGATCCTCTCTCTGGTTACAATGAGATCTCTGAGTGTGTCCAGTTCTTCCCCGTAGCATTTTGTGCGCCAGCAGGCTGCTACACTGTTTCAAAAATATTCGCACGGTACGAGTactagagcctgaagctttagggttttacccgattctttcccgaatgaaggttgcctcttcagggtgacacccgatttttacccgacaaatcgccctcactgagacgtctgtaggaatacacacaaacttgtttggcagcgaacgcagttacatcaccatttgtaccaaaccagtttGAGTAACAGAGCCCATTTTCCCcccaaatttagcgtactggaagtttttccaacCAAATTTACATGGATTTAGAGCACacatttatttacccgatttttactcgctgaatttagaaaaaaatatttcccaaaaacttcaggctctgagTACTGTTCGAATTACATTaactattcgattcgaattGGCATACGCATCATTTGCAGCGATTGTGTGCAAGAAAATGGTTGCCGTGACGTAGACGACGCAAAATAAAAACCATGTGCATTCTTGGTGTCATCGACAGAGAACGAGACAGTGTGCGCTCACGATATACAGAGTGTACCAGTTATGCTGATTATGGGCTGGGATTTTTGAGTAACGTATCTGCGTATAATAATGAATTACTGCAATCAGATTGTGGAGGAGGCCAAGAGGAGCCTGCACGATGCTCTCTGCGTCATCCGCAACCTGGTGAAGGACAACAGGGTCGTCTACGGCGGAGGAGCAGCGGAAATCTCTTGCGCTCTCGCTGTGAGCGCTCAGGCCGACAAGGTGAGGTTGACTGAGTTGGTGGCTGTGTGGTGATGATGCAGAGTGATGAGTCCAAAATCCATTCTAGGAAGCCTCTCGGGGACGGGCTCCCTGGGTTCTCTGGGGGGCCCTGACCTATGCAGAGGAGCTCATGATTGAGTTACGGCTCTGACTGCACATGGGATGTTAGGCTGTGTTTTTCATGAGGCGTATTGTGCACAATCTATCGCTTATCTATTTAATAACACTGCGAGCCATATCGGGCtgtaacagttttttttttttatatacataCACGTATCAAGTTAATATCTCGTGTTCTGGTGCATTTGAAAAATATATCGCGTACATAAACAAATATTCAGGCAGAGACCATTGATATTTCCTCTAGTTTTGCATTAGTAGGTACCTATTATAGATTTTGTGAAACATTTTTAACTTGTCTTATCTTCGTTTTTTCTTAAGTATCTAATTACGTTTAATGTCTTAATTCAGTTTCTGATACTTGCCTATTGTATGCAGAAAATATGAATCCTGATTTTGAATCCGTTCAACGATACTGAGTCTAGAAGAAAAGTATTGTCGTAATAAGCTCGATACGCCTTCGTGGAGGACGCTGGTGTTGTGCATTTTTGTCTCTGGTTTCCGATTTGCATTTGCAGACGTTGACATTGGATGCACAACCATTGTAGATCTCAACGCTGGAGCAGTACCCGTTCAGGGCCTTTGCGGATGCCCTGGAGAGTGTACCGTTGGCCCTCGCGGAGAATTCTGGCCTGCCTCCCATCGAGACCCTGACACGGGTCAAGGTGCAGCAGCTGAAGCAGAAGAACCCCTGCCTGGGAATTGACTGCATTGGAAAGGGAACCAACGGTATGTTTTCTGCTCTTACGCTGGAATTGTGGTCGAGAGGTTCGCAGTCAAATGTCCATTTGACGAGCTTCCTCGTTACTAACGAGATTATTAACTTAGATTAACTAAGATTTTCAAAGGTGTGAAGACTTCAGATGTTATTGATTGATTGCTAGAAGGCAGTTTTTGAGGCAGTAGCTGGCAAAGTGAGGCTACATACATGGCTTGCTTTCCAGATATGAAAGAGCAGCACGTCATTGAAACGCTCACCAGCAAAAAGCAGCAGATCAGTCTGGCTACGCAGCTGGTCCGGATGATCCTCAAGATTGATGATATCCGCACGCCTTCCTCCGGTTTTGACTGACTGGCTTCGTTTCAAACTGGTTTGCGGCAGTTTTGCcttcgttttatttatttttactttttgttcCGTGGaaataaaacttttttttttcctttcccgaAGTTGCACATTTCCAAAAAGTTAATATGAGCAAACGGAGACACCATAGCACTCGTTATGAAACTTTATTGTAATACAGAAGTGCAACAGTATCACAGGGCTTTGCAAGCGAAAGATTTGTGTATAACAAATGTAAATACAAGCAACACGAGTCTCTGTAAGGCATGATTTGATGCGTATTACAAGCACAAGGTCTTGAGATAGCGCAATGCGCTAAGTACTAAGATTCCCCCATAACATAACTAACAAGCATGTTTAGTGTGATTCACTACTACCTCGCATAATTCTGCATGTTTCATGAATGCATGACTCGCTGTTTCATAAGTTCACACCAGAGTTCCACAGAACACCCTAGCAGTTCGGTTCCTAAAAATTATCATGGATGTATTTTGCAAAGTATTTTTTGCTACTCACAATGGGAGCAATGCAGGCTTGACAAACACTGTGTGATGGAGCAGCACCATGCTTCGGATTTCCAAACTAGCCAGGCAATAATTTCTCACTCAGTCCCTGTTATTGTTTTATCCCTTGTCACATGGAGCAGTTCCTAACTGCGCAAAGTTTTGGAAGTTTTATTGTCACGCGTATTACCCGTTCTCTCTCAAGAGTATGTGCTCGGACATTATTGAAACTTCTTCGATGAGGCAAGGTGGCAAACAAAACCTGCATATGTATTCGGTGCCGTTCACACCATGCTAATCGTGGAGCTTGCAACGTTAGTGATAGCTTTCGGGTCATTTTGTGGATGTAAGACGGTAAACGTGGATTACTTCGTTATTGGATGGCTACTTTGTGCTGCGTGTTCCCTGGGGTAGTACAGGTTCCTGGACTGGGGATTCccacatgctgcacaaagacgTGTAAACTGAAATTCAAACGGGCCACGATGACGGATGTCTACACTCATTCTTTTTGGGGCTTGCACTGGGAAGGCACCTTTTGGTCACTTCTGTTGCGCAGTTGGTAAAATGgtgaaaaggacgcagctacaATTTCACAAACTTGATTCCTGAAGAACCCAGTGGGTGAGGTGACACGGGTGTAGATAAGAGTTGTACGAGACATCCTCCCAATATTCAAAAAAGCCGGAAGGAATTTGGTGGGGTGAATCTGCAACACACGTTGATTTAGCACCGTCTGTTACCTGAAGCGCGTCAAGTTGTGGGATACGTGTTGTCGCATATTTGTCCACGGGGGAAAAACTTAAAAATATCCATGGAGAGTTGTGTACTTGTAAGGAAGGATGTACAACGAAAGTGTTACGGGGGACTGACTGAAGAATGATGGCAAtggcttttttgtgtgtgtgtgtgtgctagcGTTGAgaagcaagtgtggctatgGGTGGTGTACAGGCATGAATAGAGGATAGCAGGTATAGATAACATGTGCAGACATGTATCTAGAAACTGCACAGCCTGTGGTACAATTCTGTTGTGGCTGCAGGGCATCATCATGGGGGCAGTTACCAACATCATCGAAATGTCTGCCAGGTTTGCATGGTGATGTTTGCACGTCAGCAGCAACGGATGAATTGAGTAATCCAATGAGAGTGCATTATTCAACCCCTAAAACGAGAAGGCAGCCAGTGACACGAGGCAATGCAGGAAAGGCTGTCtttcttagttttttttttttactccaaCGCAAGCTACAAAATGTCATTGAATGTTGGGGGATGTCGTGAGTAAACTTGAAGCCACTATCAACCATCCCAGACCTTTGACGCTCAAGCTTGTGGTACTGCATGATCTCCGAAGATGAGGAATTCAAATGGGAAATTTTCTGCTGTCCACCTCCTCCCCCATCAGAAGAGGTGCCAAAAAATAAGTACCAAAAATGTTTGGACAAAGAGGGTAGAAAAGCAATATAGGAGTTCTATATAGTCGTATCTCTTTCATCCAAAACTCAGTTATCCGAACTGTGTGATTGGGAACAAACTTGTTACCATGGTAACATTTTAGCAAACGAggcaactgccatcattcaattacctttggggttttttttttatatatatccACAACTGGATATCTGTATCCAGACACACAGTAACAGGACCAGTGTCCAATTTGCTTATACAGAAATGTCTTTGGCATTTGCCCCATGGAACATCGCCTctttgaccgatttttggtcaGAGGTCAGCCACCGGAGACCTGGACAGACAGCAAATGAATCCTACAGGGCATAAGAAGTTGCTAGGCAAGAGTTGTGAAAGCATTTGTGGCCTTCAAGCCTTCGCTTGATTTGCTTATCTCGGCTAGAGGGTCGTTCCAGGTAAGCGAGACATGGCTCATTTCTGGAGCACTTTGAACCCCTAAAAGGAGGACAACCCCAAAAGGGCACAAACATGATTCTCATTGGACATTTGGAAAGAAGATAGGACTTGTACGCACTCTAAACCATTCCCAAATGCACTTAACCATTTAAATATGTAATAACTAGAGCACGGATTTTCCTGCAAGCACTTTTTTTCTTCCCGTACTGGGAAAAGAATTTCATTGCCGTATTGGTTTGGTGCCGGTTAGAAGGTATCTATGGTGCTTATAAATGCATGCCTGGCACATTATGGCATATTTTGAATGAAGATGCGTGCTTAGTGTATATTTTATTTTACCATACTTTTGTATGGCCAGATACGAGAGCTTTcgacttcttttctttcatggAAGGCGTTGGGTATTCTTTCGCTAAAATTCCAGTCAGAATCAACTATTTTCCGTGTTTCAGAAGGGTGTGGTGTTGAGCCTTTTAGTGATCaatgacggtgtcgtctgctaagtgcacagtacgccactcccaatactccgcaccgtgtgaatgctcaacataacacggtaTGGAACTTCGTCACTGTGAGCAGTGTttccgctttttcttccactagaatcttccatgaggatgtcgctcgtgtgaatacgcaGTACCTGGTGTACTCTTAAGAAACGCGGCGATATTTAATCTCGTGATCCTTAATAGAATGCTCAGATTTTATCAAACATGCATTGCTTTCATACGAAGAACATGgaaaaacattgcatatattcaggtttttactgcatatttcaaATATTTTTAGTGCATGTTGCATGCATATTTGGAGAGTTTTTTTTGTGCATATCTATCCGCGCTCTAGTCATAATGCTCAACAGTCAAAAATTATTTGGGATCAAAAGTGCAACAACAGTGTACCAACTGAAAGGAGCAATACCTTCTAAATGAAGTGACgcattttttttgcaataatttCTAATCCGTAATTTTTCGCAGCCAAGTAAAAAAAACAGTTTATACTCCAATTGATGATGATGTCAATACACATTAAATTTTGAATGTGTCGACTGATTTAAAGAGCATCCACAAGAAATTTGTTAACAAATCAATGTATTGTGTACCTCATAATGCTATTTGTTTCCCAACTTTACCGTTCAAAATGCGTCTTTGTGCAATTGTAATATATAACCAGTAATAACCTTATCTACTAACAAATAACACAGCCTTGTTTAAGATTCTACGTGGTATGAGTCTCTTGGTATGAGGCCTTGTGCAGAGTTTACCTTGTGTTCGTTCTGAAAGAGAACAACGGCTGTAAATAACACTCGGTGCCTACTATCACTAGCTAAGTACCGGTCGTATTAATCTTAAACATTGGCAAACGTAATCATATATTAGTTAATGCGGAGAGTTGGGCGAGTTAGTACATACTCAAAACGATACAGCGCAACAATGAGGACAAGTGTGTTTGTCTGATCCTTCTTGCCCTCATTGTTGCGCTGTATCGTTTTGAGTAATCATATATCACTTTTACAAGAATGGAGAGCATTTATTAGTGTTTGTGCAAACATGCAAACGGAGGGTAATGACAGATACCATGCTGCATTTACAGAGTGTAGCGTAACCCAGATGTTAGCTGCTTTTGGGAGCAGAGAAAACTATACACGAATGACCTTCACTTTCAAGAGGGCTCTTGGAAGTGTATTTCCTAAAGAGCAACTACGTCACAGAAACTATAGGTAGTCCTGTGAAACTAGAGCAGAGTGTTTTTTTTAATCAGTAAACAAAGCTTACTTCCCTTCAACAAACTATGCCCTCCTCAATGTGCTTTAACTACGGTCACATTTCAGTGCACACTCAAGAATTGAAATTAACCAGCGAAATTACTTGGGGGGGGGCTCTCAAAACTGCTTGGGAACAGGGGAGAGCAAATTATGCCCTCTCCCACAATTCTGAGTCGCCAAAAAAATGTGGTAGCGGGTCCCCGAAGTCTAAAAAACAAGCTCACCTTAGTGAATAGGAACAGCCATTCCTGCTGccacgcgttttttttttttttctttttcttcttcttctttctttcttttttgcgaagGTTTGTAGCCTGGCTGATAGACTCTGACTATACTACTAATTGTCAAATTAAATTTCAGCGTCAATGTTGCGTACTGCTGTTCATGCACTGAAATAAAAAATCTTGCGGACATTGCAAAAAGCCGAGGGTCGTGACACgatattttatatttttgatGGGTCACAGGGTAGCAGTTTGGTAAGCACTGTGGCTGTTGCCTTAGCTAAAACTAAATTTGCGTATCAACCTTCCAAGATCGTTCGCACCACTAACTCCAATGGTTGTCCAACGCTGCTTTACAACTCTGCATTCCGCTAGagtacaagaaacaaacaaacaaacaaaagtaccGTACTTCAATTCATTGTGCCTATTACTTAATTTTCGTCACCTAACTCGAGAACTTTTCTGCCTTTTATGGGCATCTCGAACTAACTTTTTTTCCCCTAAACATTCCAAGTGT
It contains:
- the LOC135386373 gene encoding T-complex protein 1 subunit epsilon-like, with amino-acid sequence MNSVGHLTFDEYGRPFIILKDQEKRKRLTGIDALKSHILAAKAVANIIKTSLGPKGLDKMMVSSDGDVTVTNDGATILKLMDVDHQIAKLLVQLSQSQDDEIGDGTTGVVVLAGALLEQADQLLDRGIHPIRIADGFELAARCALSHLDTISDSFMVSSQDKEALIQTAMTTLGSKIVNKCHRQFAEIAVEAVLSVANLDRRDVNFELIKVEGKEGGKLEDTVLVKGVLVDKDFSHPQMPKEVVNAKLAILTCPFEPPKPKTKHKLDVSSTEEFLALRKYEQEKFEEMVDQVKAAGANLVICQWGFDDEANHLLLQKELPAVRWVGGPEIELIAIATGGRIVPRFCELTPDKLGSAGMVRELSFGTTKDRMLVIEQCPNSHAVTIFIRGGNKMIVEEAKRSLHDALCVIRNLVKDNRVVYGGGAAEISCALAVSAQADKISTLEQYPFRAFADALESVPLALAENSGLPPIETLTRVKVQQLKQKNPCLGIDCIGKGTNDMKEQHVIETLTSKKQQISLATQLVRMILKIDDIRTPSSGFD